The Effusibacillus lacus genome includes the window TTCTGTCTTTGCCTCTTCGCTATATGCATACTTCTGTAGAGACTCTATGTTATCGGGATATCCAGCGAACCGGGAAGCTGTTGGCCCATTTCATAGCATCGGTTGACCGCGAGTTTGTGGAGGGATTGAGTTGTTACTTAAAAGACTGACGGAAGCAATGGGTCCTTCCGGATTTGAGGATGAAATCCGGCGGGTCATCTTTGACGAGGTTCAAGCATATGCCGACAGAGTTTATACGGACCCCTTGGGCAGTCTGATTGTTGAAAAGAAAGGAACCGGGCCCGGTCCCAAGGTAATGCTTTGTGCCCATATGGATGAGGTCAGCCTGATGATTGTGCAGATCGAGGAGAACGGATTGTTGAAATTCCGGCCGATTGGGGGTATCGATCCGCGGATACTGTTGGCCAAGCCCGTCCGTATCGGCAAAGACAAAATCTTTGGCGTCATCGGCAGCAAGGCCATCCACCTGCAAACACAGTCGGAGCGCGAGAAACCGGTGTCAATGGACCAGATGTATATCGACATCGGAGCCAAAACCAAAGAAGAAGCGGAAAAAGTGGTCAGGCCAGGCGATTGTGCCGTGTTTGCCACGGAGTATAAAGAGATCGGTTCCCGCTGCGCCAAGTCCAAGTCGTTTGATGACCGGGTTGGATGCGCCGTATTGATCGAAACTCTCAAGAAACAATTTGATATTCCTTTGGCGTTCGCCT containing:
- a CDS encoding M42 family metallopeptidase — translated: MLLKRLTEAMGPSGFEDEIRRVIFDEVQAYADRVYTDPLGSLIVEKKGTGPGPKVMLCAHMDEVSLMIVQIEENGLLKFRPIGGIDPRILLAKPVRIGKDKIFGVIGSKAIHLQTQSEREKPVSMDQMYIDIGAKTKEEAEKVVRPGDCAVFATEYKEIGSRCAKSKSFDDRVGCAVLIETLKKQFDIPLAFAFTVQEEIGLRGAGPVAYRVNPDMAVVVEGTICFDVVGAPGHGRGTVMGAGPALSVIDSTTIANREMLTHMIQVAEAEQVPYQLRRVSGGGNDAGRIHNVRGGVMTAVVSVPTRYIHAPSQIISLDDYENTIRLIEAFLRSVEKGGLQAQ